The Deltaproteobacteria bacterium CG11_big_fil_rev_8_21_14_0_20_49_13 genome has a segment encoding these proteins:
- a CDS encoding LL-diaminopimelate aminotransferase (produces methionine from 2-keto-4-methylthiobutyrate and glutamine in vitro; mutations do not affect methionine salvage in vivo however): MQSERLKRLPPYLFAEIDAKKRAMREKGVDIIDLSIGDPDIPTPKHVIEAFCEGAHDARNHRYPPYNGTQEFREAAVSYLKETKGVDLDPNSEALTLIGSKEGIAHAPLAFLDPGDVVLIPSPGYPVYTTASLLSGCVPYEMPLKKENGFLPDLGSIPKDVLKKAKLIFLNYPNNPTAAVATKDFFKDAVDFAKGNGLVLCHDAAYIDIVYDGYKAPSILEVPGAKDVAVEFYSLSKTYNMTGWRLGFAAGNKGLIESLGKLKTNIDSSATAAVQHGGAVAMTSSQDCVVNACKTYKNRRDVLVEALNKKGWNVVKPKATFYVWVEIPTKEDSRSFASKILEKTGVVVTPGLGFGSAGEGFIRFSVSYPTERIEEAVHRISSL, translated from the coding sequence ATGCAATCAGAAAGATTAAAAAGACTCCCCCCCTATTTATTTGCAGAGATAGACGCCAAAAAACGCGCGATGCGCGAAAAGGGGGTTGATATAATAGACCTCTCGATAGGAGACCCCGATATTCCAACGCCGAAACATGTTATCGAGGCCTTCTGCGAAGGGGCTCACGACGCCAGGAACCACAGATATCCCCCATATAACGGCACACAGGAGTTCCGCGAGGCGGCGGTATCATACCTGAAGGAGACAAAGGGCGTTGATCTCGACCCGAACAGCGAGGCGCTCACCCTCATAGGTTCAAAAGAAGGTATCGCACATGCCCCGCTCGCTTTCTTGGATCCGGGAGATGTCGTTCTCATCCCGTCGCCCGGGTATCCGGTATATACGACCGCCTCCCTGCTTTCCGGATGCGTTCCATATGAGATGCCTCTTAAAAAAGAGAACGGGTTCCTTCCCGACCTCGGATCGATCCCAAAGGACGTTCTTAAAAAGGCAAAGCTTATCTTTCTTAATTACCCGAACAACCCGACCGCCGCTGTTGCAACCAAAGATTTTTTTAAAGATGCGGTCGATTTTGCTAAAGGCAACGGTCTCGTTCTTTGTCACGACGCCGCCTATATCGACATCGTCTACGACGGTTACAAGGCCCCAAGCATCCTTGAGGTCCCTGGCGCAAAGGACGTGGCGGTGGAATTCTATTCACTTTCCAAGACCTACAACATGACCGGCTGGCGATTAGGCTTTGCCGCCGGGAACAAGGGGCTTATCGAGTCCCTCGGAAAATTAAAGACGAACATAGATTCATCGGCAACGGCCGCCGTTCAGCACGGCGGAGCAGTCGCGATGACATCGAGCCAGGACTGCGTGGTCAACGCATGTAAGACATATAAGAACAGGCGCGACGTCCTTGTTGAAGCTCTCAACAAAAAGGGATGGAACGTGGTCAAACCCAAGGCAACGTTCTACGTCTGGGTCGAGATACCCACAAAAGAAGATTCAAGGTCCTTCGCTTCAAAGATCCTTGAAAAGACTGGAGTGGTCGTGACCCCCGGCCTTGGATTTGGGAGCGCCGGCGAAGGCTTCATACGATTCTCCGTATCTTATCCAACTGAAAGAATAGAAGAGGCGGTCCACCGCATCTCGTCACTTTAA
- a CDS encoding 4-hydroxy-tetrahydrodipicolinate reductase, whose translation MIKISLFGAAGRMGGAILNVLPSFKNITLAHAVESADFPHTGKKIGKGMDLEHDHSHALDDIDVAIDFTWAESSITNLKFAAASHKPMVIGATGHNAEQKAHILSASKIIPIVLSPNMSVGVNTMWKLIEEAASILDKDYKIDIVESHHVHKKDAPSGTAKKMIEEVGGKNKEGRWMMDDGREIEVRSIREGDVAGDHTITFTSPYEKLEITHRAFSREVFAAGALKAAEWVVGKRPGLYGMSEVLDIVSS comes from the coding sequence ATGATAAAAATTTCTCTATTTGGGGCCGCGGGGAGAATGGGCGGCGCAATACTTAACGTTCTCCCCTCGTTCAAGAACATCACCCTTGCCCATGCCGTTGAATCTGCGGACTTTCCCCATACAGGAAAGAAGATAGGCAAGGGAATGGACCTGGAACACGACCATTCACACGCCCTTGACGATATAGATGTGGCAATAGATTTCACATGGGCCGAAAGTTCGATAACCAACCTAAAATTCGCCGCGGCATCACACAAACCGATGGTGATCGGAGCAACCGGCCATAATGCCGAACAGAAGGCTCACATCCTTTCGGCAAGCAAGATCATTCCCATCGTACTTTCCCCGAACATGAGCGTCGGCGTTAACACAATGTGGAAACTTATCGAAGAAGCGGCATCTATCCTAGACAAGGATTACAAGATAGACATCGTCGAGTCCCATCATGTTCACAAGAAAGATGCGCCGAGCGGGACAGCCAAAAAGATGATCGAGGAGGTGGGTGGAAAGAACAAAGAAGGAAGATGGATGATGGACGATGGAAGAGAAATTGAAGTAAGGTCGATCCGTGAAGGCGATGTGGCAGGAGATCACACGATTACGTTCACAAGCCCCTACGAAAAGCTGGAGATAACCCACCGCGCTTTTTCCCGCGAGGTCTTCGCCGCAGGCGCCCTAAAGGCCGCCGAATGGGTCGTCGGAAAGAGGCCTGGTCTCTATGGAATGTCAGAGGTATTAGATATTGTGTCATCCTGA
- a CDS encoding 4-hydroxy-tetrahydrodipicolinate synthase, giving the protein MFQGVFTAIVTPFNKGKLDEKALREFIEWQIQEGIHGLVPCGTTGESATLTEEEWSRVIEITVDQARARVPVIVGAGSNSTDVAIKKHKKAYKLGVSASLQVTPYYNKPTQEGLYQHFKAVAGSEEKLPVILYNVPGRTSVNMFPETVARLSKISNILGLKEACGNIDQVKRIRSLVPKDFAMLSGEDAQNFAIYNEGGVGSISVASNVMPAKVAEVWDAFAAGDKEKAKFVQEELLPLNKVLFIETSPAPAKTSLSMMGRMKDELRLPLVGLLHENRKKLEEILKSYCLI; this is encoded by the coding sequence ATGTTTCAAGGCGTCTTCACAGCAATAGTCACTCCGTTCAATAAAGGCAAGTTGGATGAGAAAGCCCTGCGCGAATTCATTGAATGGCAGATACAAGAAGGGATCCACGGGCTCGTCCCCTGCGGAACCACCGGTGAATCGGCAACCCTTACAGAAGAGGAATGGTCAAGGGTCATTGAAATAACGGTGGACCAGGCGAGAGCGCGCGTCCCCGTGATTGTCGGCGCCGGCTCAAATTCTACCGATGTCGCCATAAAGAAACACAAGAAGGCCTACAAGCTCGGCGTCTCGGCAAGCCTTCAGGTCACACCTTATTATAACAAACCTACCCAAGAGGGTCTGTATCAGCACTTTAAGGCCGTTGCCGGATCCGAAGAAAAACTTCCGGTCATTCTCTACAACGTCCCCGGAAGGACATCGGTCAACATGTTCCCCGAAACCGTTGCAAGACTTTCAAAGATATCGAACATACTAGGTCTTAAAGAGGCCTGCGGCAACATTGATCAGGTAAAGAGGATAAGGTCGCTAGTCCCCAAAGACTTTGCCATGCTTTCCGGCGAAGATGCCCAGAACTTTGCCATATATAATGAAGGGGGCGTAGGCTCCATATCTGTCGCCTCAAATGTAATGCCCGCAAAGGTCGCGGAGGTTTGGGATGCGTTCGCCGCCGGCGATAAAGAAAAGGCAAAGTTCGTTCAGGAAGAGCTGCTACCGCTAAATAAGGTCCTCTTTATAGAGACAAGTCCCGCTCCGGCAAAGACCTCCCTTTCAATGATGGGCAGAATGAAAGATGAACTAAGGCTCCCATTGGTAGGACTTCTCCATGAGAATAGGAAAAAGCTGGAAGAGATCCTTAAGAGCTACTGCTTAATATGA
- a CDS encoding diaminopimelate epimerase, with product MATGKTKTIAFTKMYGTGNDFIVIPFIGSKPSSPPKMGRDFCDRKRGIGADQLLLIHKSHKGDFKLQTINPDGSEAEMCGNGIRCAAKFILENRISQKRELIFETPAGLKTVKCLGKHSFLVNMGEPIMKGKDIPVNLSGRIINRPLKTELKEFRITCVSMGNPHCVIFVDDLDNYPVEKFGKYLETYHSFPKRVNVEFVNVISQTEIKMRVWERGVGETNGCGTGACAAALASVLNGFTGREVTVFQKGGKVEVNWEKKDGKVYLTGMAEVVFKGEIAI from the coding sequence ATGGCTACAGGAAAAACCAAGACGATCGCATTCACGAAAATGTACGGTACAGGGAACGATTTTATTGTCATCCCATTCATAGGCTCCAAGCCTTCCTCTCCCCCAAAGATGGGGCGGGACTTTTGCGATAGAAAAAGGGGGATCGGCGCAGACCAGCTCCTTCTCATCCATAAATCCCACAAGGGCGATTTTAAACTTCAGACGATAAACCCCGACGGGAGCGAAGCGGAGATGTGCGGCAACGGTATAAGGTGCGCCGCAAAGTTCATACTTGAGAACAGGATCTCTCAAAAACGCGAGCTTATATTCGAAACCCCGGCTGGCCTTAAAACGGTCAAGTGCCTTGGTAAACATTCTTTCCTTGTGAACATGGGCGAACCGATCATGAAGGGAAAGGATATTCCGGTAAATCTATCCGGCAGGATAATAAACAGGCCCTTAAAGACCGAGTTAAAAGAGTTCCGCATCACGTGCGTTTCGATGGGTAATCCTCATTGTGTGATATTTGTGGATGATCTCGACAACTATCCTGTTGAAAAGTTCGGTAAATACCTCGAAACATATCATTCGTTCCCTAAAAGGGTGAACGTTGAGTTCGTGAACGTCATTTCTCAGACAGAGATCAAGATGAGGGTCTGGGAGCGCGGCGTAGGCGAGACCAACGGCTGCGGCACCGGCGCTTGCGCGGCGGCGCTTGCAAGCGTCCTGAACGGATTCACCGGCAGAGAGGTCACCGTCTTCCAAAAAGGCGGCAAGGTCGAGGTGAACTGGGAAAAGAAGGACGGCAAGGTCTATCTCACCGGCATGGCGGAAGTTGTATTTAAGGGAGAGATTGCGATATAA
- a CDS encoding MFS transporter family glucose-6-phosphate receptor UhpC: MMKKIWSVLKAQSAIQMISNVEEKNAKYRYWRIRIMYGMMIGYAGFYFVRKNLSIAMPSMLKELDFTKTDLGWVLTGFSIVYGLSKFFSGILADRANPRYFMAIGLILSAIVNVFFGLSNALIFFGICWIFNGWFQGMGWPPCARALTHWYSPTELGTKWGIWNASHQIGGAGIMIFAGYLVQHFGWRSAFFGPAVIAVAVAFIVMNRLRDTPQSLGLPPVEEFRGEADATNGHEDTAESFKEILFKYVLTNKFVWIVSLANCFVYIVRIAILDWAPTFLVEAKNSTIAGAGLKTAGFEIAGIAGAIFAGWISDKIFKGRRGPVNVMFMTAVIFCMVALWLTPAGHPYMDAAILFAVGFVIYGPQMLVGVAAADFASKKAAATATGMTGAFGYLGSALAGIGTGVLVDKYGWNGGFMFFIAAAIIGTILFLFTWTHRSATLEKYHNGKSA, translated from the coding sequence ATGATGAAAAAGATCTGGAGTGTCCTAAAGGCGCAGTCCGCGATACAAATGATATCGAACGTTGAGGAGAAAAATGCCAAATATAGGTACTGGCGCATCCGCATCATGTACGGAATGATGATAGGGTACGCCGGTTTCTATTTCGTGAGAAAGAACCTCTCTATTGCTATGCCTTCGATGTTGAAAGAGCTGGATTTCACAAAGACCGATCTTGGATGGGTATTGACCGGCTTTTCGATAGTATATGGACTCTCTAAATTCTTCAGCGGCATTCTTGCCGACAGGGCCAATCCGCGCTATTTCATGGCTATAGGTCTTATCCTTTCGGCGATAGTCAACGTTTTCTTTGGTCTCTCAAATGCGCTTATATTCTTCGGGATATGCTGGATATTCAATGGCTGGTTCCAGGGCATGGGTTGGCCTCCGTGTGCAAGAGCTCTTACCCACTGGTATAGCCCAACAGAACTTGGAACGAAGTGGGGCATCTGGAATGCTTCTCACCAGATAGGCGGTGCCGGAATAATGATATTTGCCGGATACTTGGTGCAGCATTTTGGCTGGAGAAGCGCCTTCTTCGGCCCGGCGGTGATAGCTGTGGCGGTCGCCTTCATAGTCATGAACAGGCTACGCGATACTCCCCAGTCATTGGGACTGCCGCCGGTGGAAGAGTTCAGGGGAGAAGCAGATGCCACCAACGGGCATGAAGATACCGCCGAATCTTTCAAGGAGATCCTCTTTAAATATGTCCTTACAAATAAATTCGTCTGGATAGTAAGCCTTGCCAATTGTTTTGTTTATATAGTCAGAATTGCGATATTAGATTGGGCCCCGACGTTCCTTGTGGAGGCCAAGAATTCGACCATAGCCGGGGCGGGTCTTAAAACGGCCGGTTTTGAGATAGCAGGTATAGCGGGGGCGATATTTGCCGGATGGATATCTGATAAGATCTTCAAAGGACGGCGCGGTCCTGTCAACGTCATGTTCATGACCGCGGTCATATTTTGCATGGTGGCCCTTTGGCTTACCCCGGCGGGACACCCATACATGGATGCAGCCATACTCTTTGCAGTTGGGTTCGTTATTTATGGCCCGCAGATGCTTGTAGGGGTCGCCGCTGCTGATTTTGCCTCCAAGAAGGCGGCGGCAACGGCCACAGGAATGACTGGCGCTTTCGGATATTTAGGTAGCGCCTTGGCAGGTATAGGCACGGGAGTCCTTGTTGATAAGTATGGCTGGAACGGCGGATTTATGTTCTTTATAGCCGCCGCGATCATAGGCACTATATTGTTCCTTTTTACATGGACCCACAGGTCGGCAACACTTGAAAAGTACCACAATGGCAAGAGCGCCTAA